Proteins from one Nilaparvata lugens isolate BPH chromosome 10, ASM1435652v1, whole genome shotgun sequence genomic window:
- the LOC120353377 gene encoding phosphatidylinositol-glycan biosynthesis class X protein-like, giving the protein MKHHGTSLHSLFILLFMYGLSNGFECDFHATMIRSVEKEGFHKELRSLVEIVTTKSTEKLRDCQVAIEENLPSSFYVDPDQLNNLGAYGKVVACANETVDVEKPQFTSPPLKVYVYSSLNTTGNLLVANLVLPIHLRYHKPRAGGGYEVVKISKPRLFLRCPRRLDCPKQGTMVFPCYRCSLNKCSWLEFSFKTNMDPLKVTVPVGDLNHKLIIQLLTFLVTIGGSIYIFSTLASKIPHL; this is encoded by the exons atgaaaCATCATGGAACTTCACTACATTCCTTGTTTATTTTGCTCTTCATGTATGGATTGTCTAATGGATTTGAATGTGACTTTCATGCCACCATGATTAGATCGGTTGAAAAGGAAGGATTTCACAA GGAACTCAGATCTCTCGTGGAAATTGTAACGACAAAGTCAACTGAAAAGCTTCGTGATTGCCAAGTggctattgaagaaaacttgCCTAGCAGTTTCTATGTTGATCCTGATCAACTCAACAATCTCGGAGCCTATGGAAAG GTAGTGGCCTGTGCAAATGAGACCGTGGACGTTGAGAAGCCCCAGTTTACCTCTCCACCTCTCAAGGTGTATGTCTACTCGTCACTGAACACCACAGGGAATCTGCTGGTCGCTAACCTCGTTCTTCCCATCCATTTGAG gtATCACAAACCGAGGGCCGGTGGAGGCTACGAAGTGGTGAAGATCTCCAAGCCCCGCCTCTTCTTACGGTGTCCCAGAAGGCTGGACTGTCCCAAGCAAGGCACCATGGTGTTTCCCTGCTATCGGTGCAGTCTGAATAAGTGTTCATGGCTTGAGTTCTCCTTCAAAAcg AACATGGACCCCTTAAAAGTGACAGTGCCGGTCGGTGATTTGAATCATAAACTGATCATTCAACTTCTCACATTCCTAGTGACAATTGGAGgatctatctatatattttcaactttagCCAGTAAAATACCTCATTTATAA